The Mycolicibacterium boenickei genome has a segment encoding these proteins:
- a CDS encoding NUDIX hydrolase, with protein MSDGEQAKPRRRRSRRRGRRRAQRAAGPPAGDQGTDAAAPSEASVGSANPPPTPRDQSKQHKSRPRRPPERLRTVHETSAGGLVIDGIDGPKDTQVAALIGRVDRRGRMLWSLPKGHIELGETAEQTAIREVAEETGIRGDVLAALGSIDYWFVTEGRRVHKTVHHYLLRFQGGELSDDDVEVTEVAWVPLRDLPSRLAYADERKLAEVAGELIDKLHTEGPGSLPPLPRSAPRRRPQTHSHARNHRRDDPAQPQPRRRTNGCGQGP; from the coding sequence GTGTCGGACGGCGAACAGGCCAAACCACGACGGCGCCGCAGTCGGCGTCGTGGCCGTCGTCGTGCACAAAGGGCGGCCGGGCCGCCCGCGGGTGATCAGGGCACGGATGCCGCCGCCCCCAGCGAAGCGAGCGTCGGTTCCGCGAATCCCCCGCCGACCCCTCGTGACCAGTCCAAGCAACACAAGTCGCGGCCGCGTCGGCCACCGGAACGGCTACGCACCGTGCACGAGACCTCGGCCGGAGGCCTGGTCATCGACGGAATCGACGGCCCCAAGGACACCCAGGTGGCGGCCTTGATCGGCCGGGTCGACCGGCGCGGCCGGATGCTGTGGTCGCTGCCCAAGGGCCACATCGAGCTCGGCGAGACGGCCGAGCAGACCGCGATCCGCGAAGTCGCCGAAGAAACCGGTATCCGCGGTGACGTGCTGGCCGCGCTCGGCAGCATCGACTACTGGTTCGTCACCGAGGGCCGCCGGGTGCACAAGACCGTGCACCACTACCTCCTGCGCTTTCAGGGCGGGGAACTGTCCGACGACGACGTCGAGGTGACCGAGGTCGCCTGGGTCCCGCTGCGGGACCTACCCTCCCGGTTGGCCTACGCCGACGAGCGCAAGCTCGCCGAGGTGGCCGGGGAACTCATCGACAAACTGCACACCGAGGGACCGGGCTCCCTGCCGCCGCTGCCCCGCAGCGCGCCCCGGCGCCGTCCCCAGACCCACTCACACGCCCGCAATCACCGCCGCGACGACCCTGCGCAACCCCAGCCCCGCCGGCGCACGAACGGATGCGGACAGGGACCGTGA
- a CDS encoding DUF6049 family protein, which yields MTAAPAVRRGVSLLAHTVVLVAVVLLFSVWSTAALPVLLPRAHASEPGALPFLQIRIDRVTPDVVTTTSESVVTVSGAVLNVGDRPVRDVDIRMEHAKAVTSSSQLRTDLTGDVARFEPVADFVTLAPELDRGQSVGFTLSYPLRTEGAGSLNITEPGVYPVLINVNGTPDYGAPAKLDDARFLLPVLGVPPDRPAGDTPDSMSAADTLNSVVPPDTSQPVRMTMLWPLADRPRLAPGAPGGTTPVRLVDDSLAASLAPGGRLDTLLSAADFATGPTVDSGGQMRATLCLAVDPDLLVTVNAMTGGYVVNDGPDAGPGTPTRPGTGQEAALGWLNRLRALAARLCVAPTNYAQADLTALQRVGDPGLSAIATNGAGDIVDQILGVASVRGASLLGDGPLTRPALDLLAAQGQTVSISAAHITAQDSETGAPETADVTPLRYRPEVVAAGFDPAVGAALAGAGTDPVAPSYLDPSLEIPVRHDSQTARRQDALGALLWRGLTPAEEPRTQILMPPLVWSLDADDAQAILTSVATTIHAGLAVPRPLPAVIAESNAVPPEPVAPAPPDSLGNPRGNIDENIDGGIAAVISRLWGLTAALTTDERTGLTGMQYTAPLREDMLRALSQSVPPESRDGLAEQRLQTVSRSVNDMFGAVTIVNPGGAYTLATERSPLPLALRNDLPVPVRVRLHVDAPPGMTVTDMGEIELPPGYLPLRVPIEVHFTQRVAVDVSLQTTDGLTLGDPVRLSVHSNAYGKVLFFITLSAGAVLVTLAGRRLWHRFRGQPDRADLIPPGEHPDPLDVAMAFNADAGDSVAPAAAPTAPPTSETSPDRS from the coding sequence GTGACCGCGGCCCCGGCGGTGCGCCGAGGGGTTTCCCTCCTCGCGCACACAGTGGTGCTTGTGGCGGTGGTGTTGCTGTTCTCGGTGTGGTCCACCGCCGCGCTCCCCGTACTGCTGCCCCGCGCGCACGCGAGCGAACCCGGAGCGTTGCCGTTCCTCCAGATCCGCATCGACCGGGTCACCCCCGATGTCGTCACCACCACCAGCGAATCGGTGGTGACGGTCAGCGGGGCCGTGCTCAACGTCGGCGACCGGCCGGTTCGCGACGTGGACATCCGGATGGAACACGCGAAGGCCGTGACCTCCTCGAGTCAGCTGCGCACCGACCTGACCGGGGACGTCGCCCGATTCGAACCGGTGGCCGACTTCGTCACGTTGGCACCGGAGTTGGATCGCGGCCAGTCGGTGGGGTTCACGCTGTCCTACCCATTGCGCACCGAAGGTGCCGGATCGCTGAACATCACCGAACCCGGCGTCTACCCGGTGCTGATCAACGTCAACGGCACACCCGACTACGGTGCGCCGGCCAAACTCGACGACGCACGCTTCCTGCTACCGGTGCTCGGCGTACCCCCCGACCGGCCTGCGGGCGACACCCCTGACTCGATGTCGGCGGCCGACACCCTCAATTCGGTGGTGCCCCCGGACACGTCGCAGCCGGTGCGGATGACCATGCTCTGGCCGCTGGCAGACCGGCCCCGGCTGGCCCCGGGCGCACCCGGTGGAACCACACCCGTGCGCCTCGTCGACGACAGCCTCGCCGCCTCACTGGCCCCCGGCGGGCGGCTCGACACCTTGCTGTCCGCGGCCGACTTCGCCACCGGGCCGACCGTCGACTCCGGCGGCCAGATGCGGGCCACCCTGTGCCTTGCCGTCGACCCCGACCTGCTGGTCACGGTCAACGCGATGACCGGCGGCTACGTCGTCAACGACGGGCCCGACGCCGGGCCGGGCACCCCGACGCGACCCGGCACCGGTCAGGAAGCCGCGCTCGGGTGGCTGAATCGACTGCGTGCCCTCGCAGCGCGGCTCTGCGTGGCGCCGACCAACTACGCGCAAGCCGACCTGACCGCCCTGCAGCGGGTCGGTGATCCGGGCCTGAGCGCGATCGCCACCAACGGTGCCGGCGACATCGTCGACCAGATTCTCGGCGTCGCCTCAGTCCGGGGGGCCAGCCTCCTGGGCGACGGCCCGCTCACCCGCCCCGCGCTGGATCTCCTGGCCGCGCAGGGCCAGACGGTCAGCATCTCAGCCGCACACATCACCGCCCAGGATTCGGAAACCGGCGCTCCCGAGACCGCCGATGTCACGCCGCTGCGGTACCGGCCCGAAGTCGTGGCCGCGGGATTCGATCCGGCCGTCGGTGCCGCGCTGGCAGGTGCGGGCACCGACCCGGTGGCACCGTCCTACCTGGATCCGTCGCTGGAGATCCCGGTGCGCCACGACTCGCAGACCGCGCGGCGCCAGGACGCCCTCGGCGCGCTGCTTTGGCGCGGGCTCACGCCCGCCGAGGAGCCTCGGACCCAGATCCTGATGCCGCCGCTGGTGTGGTCGCTGGACGCCGACGACGCGCAGGCCATCCTGACGTCGGTGGCCACCACGATCCACGCCGGGCTGGCCGTACCGCGCCCGCTGCCCGCGGTGATCGCCGAGAGCAATGCCGTGCCCCCGGAGCCGGTGGCCCCCGCGCCGCCGGATTCCCTTGGCAACCCGCGCGGCAACATCGACGAGAACATCGACGGCGGCATCGCGGCCGTGATCAGCCGGCTGTGGGGGCTGACCGCCGCGCTGACCACCGACGAGCGCACCGGCCTGACCGGCATGCAGTACACCGCCCCACTACGGGAGGACATGCTGCGGGCACTGAGCCAATCCGTACCTCCCGAGTCCCGGGACGGGCTGGCCGAGCAGCGGCTGCAGACCGTCAGCCGCAGCGTGAACGACATGTTCGGCGCGGTGACGATCGTGAACCCGGGCGGGGCGTACACGCTGGCCACCGAACGCAGTCCGCTGCCGCTGGCGCTGCGCAACGATCTGCCGGTTCCGGTGCGCGTCCGGCTGCACGTCGACGCCCCGCCCGGCATGACCGTCACCGACATGGGCGAGATCGAGCTGCCACCGGGCTACCTGCCGTTGCGGGTGCCGATCGAAGTGCATTTCACCCAGCGGGTGGCCGTCGATGTCAGCCTGCAGACCACCGACGGCCTCACCCTCGGTGATCCGGTGCGGCTGTCGGTGCATTCCAACGCCTACGGCAAGGTGCTGTTCTTCATCACGCTGTCGGCCGGGGCGGTGCTGGTGACGCTCGCCGGGCGCCGGTTGTGGCACCGCTTCCGCGGACAGCCCGACCGTGCCGACCTCATCCCACCGGGCGAACACCCGGATCCGCTCGACGTCGCCATGGCATTCAACGCCGACGCGGGAGACAGCGTCGCGCCCGCCGCGGCGCCGACCGCCCCGCCGACCTCCGAAACCAGCCCGGATCGATCCTGA
- the murJ gene encoding murein biosynthesis integral membrane protein MurJ: MIPPDQPGTRQPGPPIPNPARPPGPPRIPHATGPARPAGRTELSDAAVVSRSWGMAFATLISRITGFLRFVLLMALLGGPLTSSFSVANQLPNMVAALVLEATFTAIFVPVLARAERDDADGGTAFIRRLVTLATTLLLVTTVLSVLCAPLLVRLMLGNDPQVNNPLTVAFAYLLLPQVLFYGLTSVFGAILNTRNVFGPPAWAPVLNNVVAIVTLGVFVLVPGELSSDPVQLGTAKLVVLGVGTTLGVVVQAVVLFVAIRAERVSLRPLWGIDDRLKKFGTMASAMVLYVLISQVGLIVGNQIASTAAASGPAIYNYTWLVLQLPFGMIGVTVLTVVMPRLSRNAAADDVPAVLDDLSLATRLTMVTLIPIVAMMTVGGPAIGSALFAYGNFSATDAGYLGMAITLSAFTLIPYALVLLQLRVFYAREKPWTPIVIIVVITIVKIVASIAAPHLTDNPNMVAGYLGLANGLGFLAGAVVGYVLLKANLRPRGGRLLRDAVIRTILVTIAASLVASLVAHAADRLLGLDSLTERAGAAGSLLRLVALGVIMVPIIAGVMLAARVPEAQSALAVVRRRLARGRVAPPPGGAKVAVQTISPPVGPHPSAPVTYPDQRNSSPTGWPSSPAAAGGGSPAGVAGAGMWKGSPVTDESADGPALDSTSSTGMTTETTKLPRPAADEFQPDVPPAGPAAATPADDDAADEPAAARSNGATRPLTDFGGDPTREPISFAPPHDAALESAEDDVHLIPGATIAEGRYRLLVFHGGPPHLQFWQALDTALDRQVALTFVDPDATMPDAKVQEILSRTLKLSRLDVPGIARVLDVAHSGSGGLIVSEWIRGGSLAEVADTSPSPIGGARAIQSLAAAAEAAHRAGVALSIDHPSRVRVSIEGDVALAFPATMPDATPDDDIRGIGAALYALLVNRWPLPESGTRSGLEPAALDQAGQPVEPRAIDRDIPFQISAAAARAVQPGGGIRSAPTLLNLLQQATAIADRTELLGSVEETPAPAAPVRAHETPEEHEAAEARRRKGLIIGISVGAAIILVALIVMASVLNSIFGDVGGGLNRDELGLNAPSASTEESQDNSNAATGSTVKPVRATVFSPEGEADSPATAGQAIDGNSSTAWSTDTYSDPAPFPGFKNGVGLMLQLPQPTVIGAVTLNVTSTGTSVQIRSAQSATPSSLSDTTELAPPTPLKPGSNTISVNKASSTSYVLVWISTLGTVDGKSRTDISEITLKAAS, translated from the coding sequence ATGATCCCGCCCGACCAACCCGGGACCCGCCAGCCGGGCCCGCCCATCCCGAACCCGGCCCGCCCACCCGGCCCGCCGAGGATCCCGCATGCCACGGGGCCGGCCCGACCGGCGGGGCGCACCGAGTTGTCCGACGCCGCGGTGGTGTCCCGGTCGTGGGGCATGGCGTTCGCCACGCTGATCTCCCGCATCACCGGATTCCTCCGGTTCGTTCTGCTCATGGCGCTGCTCGGCGGACCCCTGACGAGTTCGTTCTCGGTGGCCAACCAGCTGCCCAACATGGTCGCCGCGCTGGTGCTCGAGGCCACCTTCACCGCGATCTTCGTGCCGGTACTGGCCCGCGCCGAACGCGACGACGCCGACGGCGGCACCGCCTTCATCCGGCGGCTGGTGACGCTGGCCACCACCCTGCTGCTGGTCACCACCGTGCTGTCGGTGCTGTGCGCGCCGCTGCTGGTGCGGCTGATGCTCGGCAACGATCCGCAGGTGAACAACCCGCTGACCGTGGCATTCGCCTACCTGCTGCTGCCGCAGGTCTTGTTCTACGGGTTGACGTCGGTGTTCGGCGCGATCCTCAACACCCGCAACGTGTTCGGTCCCCCGGCCTGGGCCCCCGTGCTCAACAACGTGGTGGCGATCGTGACGCTGGGCGTCTTCGTCCTGGTGCCCGGCGAGCTGTCGAGCGATCCGGTCCAGCTCGGCACGGCGAAATTGGTGGTCCTCGGTGTCGGCACCACGCTGGGCGTGGTGGTGCAGGCCGTCGTGCTGTTCGTGGCGATCCGCGCCGAACGGGTGAGCCTGCGACCGTTGTGGGGCATCGACGACCGGCTCAAGAAGTTCGGCACCATGGCCTCGGCGATGGTGCTCTACGTGCTGATCAGCCAGGTCGGCCTGATCGTCGGCAACCAGATCGCCAGCACGGCGGCCGCCTCCGGACCGGCGATCTACAACTACACCTGGCTGGTGTTGCAGCTGCCGTTCGGGATGATCGGCGTCACCGTGCTGACCGTGGTGATGCCGCGCCTGAGCCGGAACGCGGCGGCCGATGACGTCCCTGCCGTCCTCGACGATCTGTCCCTGGCCACCCGCCTGACGATGGTGACGCTGATCCCGATCGTGGCGATGATGACCGTCGGCGGACCGGCGATCGGCAGCGCGCTGTTCGCCTACGGCAACTTCAGCGCCACCGACGCCGGTTACCTCGGGATGGCGATCACGCTCTCGGCTTTCACGCTGATCCCCTACGCGCTGGTGCTGCTGCAGCTGCGGGTGTTCTACGCGCGGGAGAAGCCGTGGACCCCGATCGTCATCATCGTCGTGATCACGATCGTCAAGATCGTCGCCTCGATCGCCGCGCCGCACCTGACCGACAACCCGAACATGGTGGCCGGCTACCTGGGCCTGGCCAACGGTCTGGGCTTCTTGGCCGGTGCGGTGGTCGGCTACGTGCTGCTGAAGGCCAACCTGCGTCCGCGCGGCGGGCGGCTGCTGCGCGACGCGGTGATCCGCACGATCCTGGTGACCATCGCGGCGTCGTTGGTCGCGAGCCTGGTGGCCCACGCCGCGGATCGGCTGCTGGGGCTGGACTCGTTGACCGAGCGCGCCGGAGCCGCCGGTTCACTGCTGCGCCTGGTCGCGCTCGGCGTGATCATGGTCCCGATCATCGCCGGCGTGATGCTCGCGGCGCGCGTGCCCGAGGCCCAGTCGGCACTGGCCGTGGTCCGCCGCCGGCTCGCGCGGGGGCGTGTCGCTCCGCCGCCGGGGGGCGCAAAGGTAGCCGTGCAAACAATTTCGCCGCCCGTCGGGCCTCATCCCTCAGCACCCGTCACGTACCCTGATCAGAGGAATTCTTCTCCCACTGGGTGGCCGTCAAGCCCGGCAGCCGCCGGAGGCGGGAGTCCGGCAGGTGTTGCCGGGGCGGGGATGTGGAAAGGATCACCGGTGACCGACGAATCTGCGGACGGCCCGGCACTGGACTCCACGTCGAGTACCGGGATGACAACCGAGACGACGAAGTTGCCACGCCCGGCCGCCGACGAGTTCCAGCCCGACGTGCCCCCGGCCGGCCCGGCAGCCGCCACACCAGCTGACGACGACGCAGCCGACGAGCCGGCCGCGGCCCGGTCGAACGGCGCGACGCGCCCGCTCACCGACTTCGGCGGCGACCCGACCCGTGAGCCCATCTCGTTCGCCCCGCCGCACGACGCCGCGCTGGAATCCGCCGAAGACGACGTGCACCTCATTCCTGGCGCGACCATCGCCGAGGGGCGCTACCGCCTGCTCGTGTTCCACGGCGGTCCACCGCACCTGCAGTTCTGGCAGGCGCTCGACACCGCACTGGACCGCCAGGTGGCACTGACCTTCGTCGATCCCGACGCCACCATGCCCGATGCCAAGGTGCAGGAGATCCTTTCGCGCACCCTCAAACTCAGCCGTCTCGACGTTCCCGGGATCGCGCGGGTGCTCGACGTGGCCCACAGCGGGTCCGGCGGCCTGATCGTCTCGGAGTGGATCCGCGGCGGGTCGCTGGCCGAGGTGGCCGACACCTCGCCGTCCCCGATCGGCGGGGCCCGGGCCATCCAGTCGCTGGCCGCTGCCGCCGAGGCGGCCCACCGCGCCGGCGTCGCGCTGTCGATCGATCACCCGAGCCGGGTGCGCGTCAGCATCGAAGGCGATGTGGCACTGGCGTTTCCGGCCACCATGCCCGACGCCACCCCCGACGACGACATCCGCGGCATCGGAGCCGCGCTCTACGCACTTCTGGTCAACCGCTGGCCGCTGCCCGAGTCCGGCACGCGCAGCGGGCTGGAGCCGGCCGCATTGGACCAGGCCGGCCAACCGGTCGAGCCGCGCGCCATCGACCGGGACATCCCGTTCCAGATCTCGGCGGCCGCCGCGCGCGCCGTTCAGCCCGGCGGTGGGATCCGCAGTGCTCCAACACTTTTGAACCTGCTGCAACAGGCCACCGCGATCGCCGACCGCACCGAGCTGCTGGGCTCGGTCGAGGAGACTCCCGCTCCGGCCGCCCCGGTCCGGGCACATGAGACGCCCGAGGAACACGAAGCCGCCGAGGCCCGGCGCCGCAAAGGCCTGATCATCGGAATCAGCGTGGGCGCCGCCATCATCCTGGTCGCCCTGATCGTGATGGCTTCGGTGCTCAACAGCATCTTCGGCGATGTCGGCGGCGGCCTGAACCGCGACGAGCTCGGCCTCAACGCGCCGTCGGCGAGCACCGAAGAATCCCAGGACAATTCGAACGCTGCCACCGGAAGCACCGTGAAACCCGTTCGGGCCACGGTGTTCTCGCCCGAAGGCGAAGCCGATTCGCCGGCCACCGCCGGGCAGGCCATCGACGGCAACTCCAGCACGGCGTGGTCCACCGACACCTATTCGGATCCGGCCCCGTTCCCCGGGTTCAAGAACGGCGTCGGCCTGATGCTGCAGTTGCCGCAGCCGACCGTGATCGGTGCGGTCACCCTCAACGTGACGAGCACCGGCACCTCGGTACAGATCCGCTCGGCCCAGTCCGCCACCCCGTCGTCACTGTCGGACACCACCGAGCTGGCCCCGCCGACCCCGCTGAAGCCCGGCTCCAACACCATTTCGGTGAACAAGGCGTCGTCGACCTCCTACGTGCTGGTGTGGATCTCGACGCTGGGCACCGTGGACGGCAAGAGCCGCACCGACATCTCCGAAATCACCCTCAAAGCGGCCTCCTGA
- the sigM gene encoding RNA polymerase sigma factor SigM, translated as MGRFGGAGKPETATTRGHGEDATVTRSDAELLAAHVAGDRYAFEELVHRHHRQLRRLAFLTSRHHEDADDAVQEALLSAHRTAASFRHDSAVSSWLYRIVVNACLDRVRRSRTQPAASSHEFSHLLHVHDPAGDPAPRVATAIVVERALMQLPVEQRAAVVAVDMQGYSVAETAQLLGVAEGTVKSRCARARHKLARLLQYFEADERQHAPSAVGRPDSC; from the coding sequence GTGGGAAGGTTCGGGGGAGCCGGCAAGCCGGAGACGGCGACGACGCGGGGGCACGGGGAAGATGCGACCGTCACGCGTTCTGATGCCGAACTGCTGGCCGCCCACGTCGCCGGCGACCGATACGCGTTCGAGGAGCTGGTGCACCGACATCACCGGCAGCTGCGTCGCCTGGCCTTTCTGACCAGCCGCCATCACGAGGACGCCGACGACGCGGTGCAGGAAGCCCTGCTTTCGGCACACCGCACCGCGGCATCGTTCCGGCACGACTCGGCGGTCAGCAGCTGGCTGTACCGGATCGTGGTCAACGCCTGCCTGGACCGGGTGCGCCGGTCGCGCACCCAGCCCGCCGCGTCCTCGCACGAGTTCAGTCATCTGCTGCACGTGCACGACCCCGCCGGTGACCCGGCGCCGCGGGTGGCGACCGCGATCGTGGTGGAGCGGGCACTCATGCAGCTGCCGGTCGAACAGCGCGCCGCGGTGGTGGCGGTCGACATGCAGGGCTATTCGGTGGCCGAGACCGCACAGCTGCTCGGGGTGGCCGAGGGCACCGTGAAGAGCCGCTGCGCCCGCGCCAGACACAAACTGGCTCGCCTACTCCAGTATTTTGAAGCCGATGAACGGCAGCACGCCCCGAGTGCCGTCGGACGGCCCGATTCCTGCTGA
- the trxB gene encoding thioredoxin-disulfide reductase encodes MSNSATVHDVIIIGSGPAGYTAAIYAARAQLKPLVFEGTQFGGALMTTTEVENYPGFREGITGPELMDEMREQALRFGADLRMEDVDAVDLTGPVKSVTVGDETHQARSVILAMGAAARHLGVPGEEALTGMGVSTCATCDGFFFRDEDIIVVGGGDSAMEEATFLTRFARSVTLIHRRDEFRASKIMLERARANEKITFLTNTEITQIEGDPKVTGVRLRDTVTGEESKLEVTGVFVAIGHDPRSELVRGQIDLDDEGYVKVIGRTTATTLDGVFAAGDLVDHTYRQAITAAGSGCSAAIDTERWLAEND; translated from the coding sequence ATGTCCAACTCAGCGACGGTTCACGACGTCATCATCATCGGTTCCGGCCCCGCCGGATACACAGCGGCGATCTACGCCGCCCGCGCCCAGCTCAAGCCGCTGGTGTTCGAGGGCACCCAGTTCGGTGGCGCGCTGATGACCACGACCGAGGTGGAGAACTACCCGGGATTCCGCGAGGGCATCACCGGCCCCGAGCTGATGGACGAGATGCGCGAGCAGGCGCTGCGCTTCGGCGCGGATCTGCGCATGGAAGACGTAGACGCCGTCGACCTCACCGGCCCGGTGAAATCGGTCACCGTCGGCGACGAAACCCACCAGGCCCGGTCGGTGATCCTGGCGATGGGTGCCGCGGCGCGGCATCTGGGCGTTCCCGGTGAGGAAGCCCTGACCGGCATGGGTGTGAGCACCTGCGCCACTTGCGACGGGTTCTTCTTCCGCGACGAGGACATCATCGTGGTCGGCGGCGGCGATTCGGCGATGGAGGAAGCGACGTTCCTCACCCGGTTCGCCCGGTCGGTGACGCTGATCCACCGGCGCGACGAGTTCCGTGCCTCCAAGATCATGCTGGAGCGGGCCCGCGCCAACGAGAAGATCACCTTCCTCACCAACACCGAGATCACCCAGATCGAGGGCGATCCGAAGGTGACCGGTGTTCGGCTTCGCGACACGGTCACCGGTGAGGAGTCCAAGCTCGAGGTCACCGGCGTGTTCGTCGCGATCGGTCACGACCCGCGCTCGGAACTGGTGCGCGGGCAGATCGATCTCGATGACGAGGGCTACGTGAAGGTCATCGGCCGCACCACCGCCACCACGCTCGACGGCGTGTTCGCCGCGGGCGACCTTGTCGACCACACCTACCGCCAGGCCATCACCGCTGCGGGCAGCGGCTGTTCGGCGGCAATCGACACCGAGCGTTGGCTCGCCGAAAACGACTGA
- the trxA gene encoding thioredoxin codes for MSADSATVTVTDDSFSTDVLTSSTPVLVDFWATWCGPCKMVAPVLEEIAGEKAGELRVAKIDVDANPATARDFQVVSIPTLILFKDGQPVKRIVGAKGKAALLRELADAL; via the coding sequence ATGAGTGCGGACAGCGCGACAGTAACCGTCACCGACGATTCGTTCTCCACCGACGTCCTGACCAGCAGCACCCCAGTGCTGGTGGATTTCTGGGCCACCTGGTGCGGGCCGTGCAAGATGGTCGCCCCGGTGCTCGAGGAGATCGCCGGCGAGAAGGCCGGCGAACTGCGGGTCGCCAAGATCGACGTCGACGCCAACCCCGCCACCGCCCGCGACTTCCAGGTGGTGTCGATCCCGACGCTGATCCTGTTCAAGGACGGCCAGCCGGTCAAGCGGATCGTCGGCGCCAAGGGCAAGGCCGCACTGCTGCGGGAACTCGCCGACGCGCTCTGA
- a CDS encoding N-acetylmuramoyl-L-alanine amidase has translation MSSLRRGDRGGAVTEIRAALAALGLIDNPDADLSTGRHVALDAFDDELDSAVRAFQQRRGLLVDGIVGEATYRALREASYRLGARTLTHQFGAPMYGDDVATLQARLQDLGFYTGMVDGHFGLQTHNALSSYQREYGLYPDGICGPETLRSLYFLGSRVTGGSPHAIREEELVRRSGPQLSGKHVIIDPGRGGADHGMIMNGPDGPISEADILWDLASRLEGRMTAIGMETFISRPANRSPLDPERAATANRVGADLMISLRCESQCSPAANGVASFHFGNSHGSVSTIGRNLSDFIQREVVARTGLRDCRSHARTWDLLRLTRMPTVQVDIGYITNPHDRGLLLSTQTRDAIAEGILAAVKRLYLLGKNDRPTGTFTFAELLAHELSVEQQAGRGA, from the coding sequence ATGTCGAGTCTGCGTCGCGGTGACCGTGGCGGAGCAGTCACCGAGATCCGGGCAGCGTTGGCCGCATTAGGCCTGATCGACAATCCGGACGCCGATTTGAGCACCGGTAGGCATGTTGCGCTCGACGCGTTCGATGACGAGCTCGACAGCGCCGTCCGGGCGTTTCAGCAGCGCCGCGGCTTGCTGGTCGACGGAATCGTCGGGGAGGCCACGTATCGCGCCCTGCGCGAGGCCTCCTACCGGCTCGGTGCACGCACCCTGACCCACCAGTTCGGTGCGCCCATGTACGGCGACGACGTGGCGACCCTGCAGGCCCGCTTGCAGGACCTCGGCTTCTACACCGGAATGGTGGACGGCCATTTCGGCCTGCAGACCCACAACGCGTTGTCTTCTTATCAGCGCGAGTACGGGCTCTACCCCGACGGTATCTGCGGACCGGAAACGTTGCGCTCGTTGTATTTCCTCGGCTCCCGGGTTACCGGCGGGTCGCCGCACGCAATCCGCGAAGAGGAGCTGGTGCGCCGCTCCGGTCCTCAGCTGTCGGGTAAGCACGTCATCATCGACCCGGGCCGCGGCGGTGCCGACCACGGCATGATCATGAACGGGCCGGACGGACCGATCAGCGAAGCAGACATCTTGTGGGACTTGGCAAGTCGGCTGGAAGGCCGGATGACCGCGATCGGCATGGAGACCTTCATCTCCCGGCCGGCCAACCGTAGTCCCTTGGATCCCGAACGGGCCGCCACCGCCAACCGGGTCGGCGCCGATCTGATGATCAGCCTGCGGTGTGAGAGCCAATGCTCCCCCGCTGCCAACGGGGTGGCCTCCTTCCACTTCGGCAACTCCCATGGTTCGGTGTCCACCATCGGCCGCAATCTTTCCGACTTCATTCAACGAGAAGTGGTGGCCCGCACCGGTCTTCGCGATTGCCGATCACACGCCCGGACCTGGGATCTGTTGCGTCTGACCCGGATGCCCACCGTCCAGGTCGACATCGGGTACATCACAAATCCGCATGACCGCGGGCTGCTGTTGTCCACCCAGACCCGCGACGCCATCGCCGAGGGCATCCTGGCCGCGGTCAAGCGGCTGTACCTGCTGGGCAAGAACGACCGCCCCACAGGAACTTTCACGTTCGCCGAGTTGTTGGCGCATGAGTTGTCGGTCGAGCAACAGGCGGGCCGCGGCGCGTGA